A stretch of DNA from Thermocrinis sp.:
AGTTCAGAAGGCGATCCTGTCAGAAATAGCAAAAGAGTATGAAGGCACTTATCAAGAGGTTTTGATTGAAAGCTGGGAGGACGGAAAGCTGGTAGGAAGGACGCGCACCAACAGGTGGGCTACTATGGAAGGCCCGCAAGAGCTTTTAGGTAAAACAGTTAAAGCACGAGTGATAAAAGCCCATCCCTATAACTTAGAATGTGAAGTTGTTTCAGTCCTTTCTTAGGATTTCCACCACGCTCAGCTTGCTTGCTCTGTAGGAAGGTATGACGCTTGCCAAAAGTGAAATCAGCAAAGCCAAAAGGAAAGTTATAACTCCATCCACTACCTCTATGTTGGAGGGGATGTGATCCATCAGATAAACCTCTGAAGGTACTCTAATAAGCCTGTAGTGGTTTATTAAAAACTGTCCTACAAAAGCTAATATAATTCCCGAAACCGCACCACTAAAGCCTAAAAGAAGACCTTGCATTAAGAAGGTAAGCATTATATCCTTTCTCTTAAATCCGTAGGTTCTGAGTATGGCTATGTCCCTTACCTTGTCTCTTACCTTCATAAAAAGCAAGCTTGTGATGTTAAAGGAGGATAAGGTTGCCATAAGAAGCAAGACGAAAAAGATGGCTACCTTTTCAAGCTGTAAAGCGTTAAAGAGCTGTTGATTCAGATCTATCCAAGAACGAACAAAGGCTTTTGAACCAAGTACCTTTTCTATCTTTTCTTTTACCCCCTGAGCCAGGTAGGGATCCTTTAGATACACTTCGTAGCCCTTCAGCTGCCACTGGTCTCCGAAGAACTTTTGAGCCTCATCTACGGACATTACTATGGTTAGATAATCCTGCTCAAAAGTTCCTGCTTTTATAAAGCCGGCTACTCTATAATATCCCACCTTTGGAACAAAGCCAAAGGGCGTTCTCACACTGAGTGGAGAAATCAAGGTTATCTCATCTCCTACGTTTATACCCAGTAAACTAGCCAGTCCGTCTCCCACCAGAATACCACCCTCAATGTTTAAACCCGCTTCCTCTTTCCTCATACCCTTCACACTCACCGCTTGCACCCTTCCCTCTTTGGAAACTATACCGTGATATATGGTTATGTGGATTACATTTTTCACTTCCGGAAGATTCTTTATTTTCCTCTCTTCTAACTCGTAATTGCCATCCTCAATTAAGCTAACTATTACGTGAGGTGTAGTGGATAAAATCTTTTCTTTAAGCGCCTTTTGAAACCCAGAAAAGGCACCCATCGTAAGCAATATGGCACTTACGCTGAGAGATATACCCAGAAAGGAAATGAGAGAAACCAACAGGGCTGAACCTTTAACGCTTGTAAGATATCGAAGAGCTAATCTAAAAATTAAACTCATAAAGTCCTAAGTTTATCTAGTATTTCTCTTTGGCGATTAATTATGTAATTTCTCAATTTTTTTAGATCTGAAGGCTTTAAATCCAATCTGAAGCCTAACCTAAAGTAAACCCCCTCTTCCTTACTTATAATATTTTTTAGCTCCCCAATCGCCTCTATTGGGTTCTCTCCTGGAATTTCTATAATTAAAGATATTCTATTATGATATGCCTCCTTACTGTCAGCACCTAAGATAGAAAGCAACTTTTCCACCTCCTGCTTTGGAAGCAGTACACCTATACCTCTCTCGCTAATATCTACTGCTTTTACAGAGCTTATACATTCATTTTCTATACAAAAGGACACAAAAACTGGCTTATTTTCAGCTGGTTCAACCCTCACAAATTCCCTCATTATAATTGGAGGAGGGGAGCTCACACTGTTAGCTACTAGAACTAGTTCATCTCTTATGTTGCTAAAGATGTCGCACTCAATGTAAATTTCACCTAACTTTATGTATACTTTCTCTTCGGCGAAAGCTCGCTTGAATTTGCATCCAGAAAAATCAAAGCTTACGAACCTATCCTGCAAAGAAACCCACTTAACCTTTAACTTAATTCTAACCGGCACACCATGCCAAGTAGTTATTATTTCGTAGCTATGTCCAATGTTTATATCCCTCAGTAAATCAAACACATTCATGAACCACTATTTTAATACCTGAATATGTTATAATTAAATCCTCTGGTTTTAGGAGGCAACAATGAGAGTAAAGGGACCATCTTCCAGGAAGTTTAAGAAAAAAATTCTAAAGCTTGCCAAGGGCTTTAGAGGTAAAAGGCATACGAGCTACAGAAGGGCAAAGGAGTTTGTTTTTAGGGCTCTGCAGTATCAGTACAGAGACAGACGTCAGAGAAAGAGACAGTTTAGAAGGCTTTGGATAGCTAGAATAAATGCTGCGGTAAGACCTTACGGACTTTCATACAGCAAGTTTATGCACGGTCTAAAGAAGGCAGAAATAACGCTGAACAGGAAGATGCTGGCGGAGATGGCGGTAAGAGATCCAGAAGGTTTCTCAAAAATCGTAGAAATAGCCAAAAAAGCCTTAGCTACCGTATGAACTTAGAAGAAATTGAAAGACAGGCGAAAGAGGAAATAAGCAAAGCCTCAGACGTTCAACAGCTCCAACTCATAAAGGCTAAGTACTTAGGAAAGAAAGGATACATAACCTTAGCTCTGAGGGAAATCACAAAGGTTCCACCGGAGCAAAGAAGAGAATACGGATCAAGGTTAAACCAACTGAAGGAATTAGTGGAGAACCTCGTAAGACAAGCGGAGGACAGGATAAGAAAGGAGACAATAGAAAAGGAAATACGCAGTAGCTGGCAAGAGCTAACGGTGAGTCTGCCAAAGTACGCTGGAGCTATTCACCCTATAACTCAAACCTTGCAGAGAATACAGGACATATTTGTGAGCATGGGTTTTTCGGTGGAAGAAGGTCCTGAGGTAGAGCTTGAAAGCTACAACTTTGACCTTCTGAACATTCCAAAAGAGCATCCTGCAAGAGATATGCAGGATACCTTTTACGTTAATAAAGAAGGCTATCTTTTAAGAACTCATACGTCCCCAGTTCAGATAAGGGTTATGCTCTCTAAAAAGCCACCAATATACATGATAGCGCCAGGAAGGGTTTACAGAAGGGACGATGATCCTACTCATTCTCCCGTTTTCCATCAGGTGGAAGGGTTAGTAGTGAATGAATCGGCAAACTTCAAACACATGAAATACACCATAGAGGTTTTCCTGAAGGAGTTTTTCGAAAGGGAAGTACCAGTGAGATTCAGAGCTTCCTACTTTCCCTTTACAGAACCCTCGGCGGAGGTGGACATCGGTTGTTTGGTGTGTGGTGGTGAAGGGTGCAGAGTGTGTAAAGGCAGCGGCTGGTTAGAAGTTATGGGCTGTGGTATGGTCCATCCTCAGGTGTTGGAAAACTGCGGAATAGACAGTGAGCTTTATCAGGGCTTTGCCTTTGGGATGGGAGTGGAAAGGTTGTGTATGCTGTACTTTGGAATAGACAACATAAAGCTTTTCTACGAAAACGACCTGAGATTTTTGAGGCAGTTTAGGTGGAGCTAAGTTTAAGCCTTGAAGAGCTAAAAAATCTATCAAAACAATACGATGTGATACCCCTTTTTGTGGAAAGATTAGCAGATACAGAAACTCCCCTCAGTATCTTTTTAAAGTTAAAAGGTGTAGGTCAGTATAGAGCCCTGTTGGAAAGTGCGGAGGGTGGGGCAAAGTGGGGAAGGTTTTCTTTCATAGCCTTTGGCTCAAGGTTGTGCTACAAGTTCAAGGATGGAAAGGCTGAAGTGTGGGAAGAGGGTAAAAAGACGGAGTTTGAAACAAAGGACCCTTTTGAATATCCAAGAGAGCTTTTAAAAAGGCTAAGAGCCTACAAGGATCCAAGATTGCCGAGGTTTTGGGGCGGATTGGTGGGCTACGTGGCTTACGACGTGATAAGATTCTTTGAGCCGGTAAAGATAGAAAAGCCAAAAGTTATTGATCTGCCGGAGGTTTTCCTTTTTATGACAGACGTTCTTTTAATACACGATAACCTAAGCGGTAAGATAAAGGTGGTGGTTCCCCTCTTTGTTGGAAAGGACGTAGAAGAAAGCTACTTTAAAGCAAAAGATCTTACGGAAAACATTTTGGAAAAGGTATACGGCGGATGTGTTTATCCAAAGCATTACGAAGGGAGAGAACCTGATCTAAACAAGTGGCAGTCCAACTTTAAAAAGGAAGAATTTGAAAAGGCTGTGCTTAGAGCTAAAGAGTACATAGCCCAAGGCGATGCAATACAGGTGGTACTCTCTCAGAGGTTTAAAAGAAGCTTTAAAGCAGACCCAGAGGACGTATACAGAGTGCTGAGGTTTTTAAATCCTTCTCCTTATATGTATTATCTGGACCTTTTGGAGTGTCAGGTGGTGGGTTCCTCTCCGGAGGTTTTGGTAAGAGTGGAAGAAGGGAAAGCCCTAACTAGACCCATAGCGGGGACAAGAAGGAGGGGAAAGGACGAGGAGGAGGATAGGGCTTTGGAAGAAGAGCTTTTAAAGGATGAAAAGGAAAGGGCAGAGCACTTGATGCTTGTTGATTTGGGTAGGAACGACTTGGGAAAGGTGTGCAAGCCAGGGACGGTTGTGGTAAAGGACTTTATGAGAGTGGAAAGGTATTCTCACGTAATGCATCTGGTGAGCGATGTGGAAGGGGAAGTTTTGGAAGGACTATCGCCCTTTGATGTTTTGAAGGCGTGCTTTCCTGCCGGTACTGTATCCGGCGCACCAAAGGTTAGGGCCATGCAGATAGTGGAGGAGTTAGAGCCAGAGAGAAGGGGAATATACGCAGGCAGTGTGGGTTATGTTTCCTTTGAAGGAAACATGGACATGGCCATTGCCATAAGGACAGCCATATACAAGGATGGGGAAGTTTTCGTGCAGGCTGGGGCAGGTATAGTGGCAGACTCTGACCCACACAAAGAGTGGTTGGAGACAGTTAATAAAGCAAAAGCTCTTATTAAAGCGGTGGACATGGTGGATTAAATTATTAGCCCATGAGGATCATACTGTTCTCTGGTAAAGGTGGTGTGGGAAAGACCACCATATCTGCCGCAACAGCATACAGACTTTCCAAACTTGGCTACAAAACAATAGTAGTCTCCTTAGACCCAGCCCACAGCTTGGGAGACTCCTTTGACATACCAGAACAAGAAAAAATAAGTGCCAAAGGCCTTCCCATTAAAATAAACGACAACCTTTACATACAGGAGATAGATGTGCAGGAGGAGATAGACAGATACTGGGGGGATGTGTATAGGTTTTTGGAGCTTCTTTTTAACACCACTGGACTGAGCGAGATGGTATCCGAAGAGCTTGCCATACTTCCTGGTATGGAAGAGGTCACCAGCCTTTTATACGTGAATAAGTATTACAAGGAAAAAGAGTTTGATGTTTTAATACTTGACCTTCCGCCTACCGGAGAATCTTTGCGTTTTGTTTCTATGCCCACAGTGCTAAAGTGGTACATGAAGAAGATCTTTAGGGTAGAAAGAACTATAATGAAGGTGGCAAGACCAATAGCTCAGAGGATAACCGATGTTCCACTACCAGACGATGAGTATTTCAAAGCCTTGGAGAACTTTTACGAAAAGCTCAAGGGTGTAGATGAGCTTTTGATAGACCCACAGATAACCTCCGTTAGACTTGTGGCCAATCCAGAAAAGATGGTCCTAAAGGAAAGCCAAAGGGCTATGCTTTACTTTAACCTCTTTGGCACAAACGTCGATGCGGTTGTAGTAAATAAAGTTTTACCCCCTACTTTGAGCGAGTGCGAAAGCATGTCTAAATGGATAATTACTCAGAAAAGATACTTGGAGGAAATGGAAGCCCTATTTTATCCAATTCCAATCTTTAAAGTCCCGCTTATGGAAGATGAGGTTGTAGGAGAAGAAAAGCTAAACATCTTGGCGGATCTAATCTACGGAGACAAGGATCCATCTGAAGTCTTCTTTAAAGAAAAACCTTATGAATTTTTAGAGGAAGAAGGCGGATACACAGTAAAACTCAGAGCTCCCTTCCTTACAAAGGACGGGCTTTCTGTTTTAAAGAGCAATGGGGAGATAGTGGTAAGATGGAAAAACTTCAAAAGCCACATAATGCTACCGAGAAAACTTAAGGACTACGAACCCGCAGGTGCAAAGCTTGAAGGAGGGATGTTAAAGATCAGGCTTCAGAAATAAGCCTAAGAATGGTCTTCAAGTCCTCTAAAAACTCCCTTTCGGAAAGAGGGTTTCTGAGCACGTAAGCTGGATGATAAGTTAGGAAAACCTTTATGCTGTTTTCGTAGGGATAGGGAAAGGTTCTTCCTCTGTACTTTGTAATGGGATACTCTTTGCCCAAAATGCCCTTCATGGCAGTGGAACCCAAGCAGACGATAAGTTTTGGCTTTATTATCTCAATCTCCTTTCTTAAATACGGCAAACAGCTTGCCATCTCTTCTTTAGTGGGCACTCTGTTGCCCGGTGGTCTGGACTTTACCACATTGGTGATGTATATCTTCTCCCTTTTTAGTCCTACCTCTTCCAGCTTGCTGTTTAAATACTGTCCAGCCCTACCTACAAAAGGTCTTTTTAGTTTGTCCTCTTCCTCTCCAGGAGCTTCTCCCACAAACACCACTGGAGAGTTTGGATCACCCTCTCCAAAAACATACCCACTGGCAGACTCATACAGAACACACTTTCTTTCCCTTTCAAGCCTCTCGTAAAGTTGCTTTAAAAGTAGGGATTTGTCTTCCTTCTTTTCCTCTTTTCTAAGAACGTATATTTCGCCAAAGCCTATCCCTCTTAAAGCTTCTAAAGTGGCAGAAATTTTATCTATATCTATACTCATCTTTCCTTCTCTCTGACGATACTTAGGATGAGCTCTAAGGTCTCTTCAACTGTCTTGTTAGTCGTGTCTATAATGTGGGCGTCTTCCGCAGGTTTAAAAGGATAGACTGGTCTGTTAAAATCCCTAAGGTCTCTTTCCTGAATGGCTTTGAGAATTTCCTCGTATGATACTTCCAAGCCTTTGGATTTTAGCTCTAAGTATCTTCTTCTTGCCCTCTCTTCCGTCAAAGCGGTTATAAAAAACTTCAATGGTGCCTCTGGGAATATATGAGTGCCCACATCCCTACCCTCAGCCACCACCTGGACACCCCCTACCAAACGCCTAAAAAGTTCAATCATTCTTTCCCTAAAAGCTGGCACCTCTCCCAAAAGGGAGGCGTATTTCCCCACTTCTTCCCCTTTGAGCTCTTCCGCTAGCTTTTTACCCTTCCAATACACCTCTGTTTTTCCCACATCAAAAAATACTCTAAAATCCTCATCAAATAACTTTAATGCCTCCTCAGGTTTTACTTTTTCCTTAAAGGCTATATAGCCAAACATTCTGTATAACAAGCCTGTTTCTAAGTAAGGTATGCCCAATCTTTGGGATAAAAGCTTTGCTAAGGTGCTTTTACCACTGGCCGAAGGCCCATCAACGGCTATCTTCATTAAAAGAAACCCCTACCACCCGAAGAAACGCCTTTCAACCTGAGTTCTAAATCAGCAGGTTTGCTAGCGTAAGCTATAGCAGTGTTGTAATCTATTAGACCTTTCCTGTATAACTCCTCCAAGTGTTGGTCAAAAGTTTGAGTTCCATAGACCGTTTTGCCTTTTTCCATAAGGTTGGGTATTTCATTAAGCTTTTCAGGGTCAATTATGCATTCTTTTATGGATGGAGTGTTTATCAAAACTTCAACCGCTGGTATGACACCCGCTTTATCTTTTCTTGGCAATAGCCTTTGAGAGAAGACTGCCACAAGAGTTTCTGCCAACTGAATCCTTATTTGCTCTCTAACTTCTAGGTTAAACATGCCTATAATTCTGTTTACAGTTTCTTTAGCATCCAGCGTGTGCAATGTGGAGAGAACTAAGTGTCCCGTTTCTGCAGCCTGTAAGGCTATTTGCGCAGTTTCTGTATCTCTTATTTCACCGACGAATATCACGTCTGGGTCTTCCCGCAAGGCCGCTCTTAAACCTCTGGCAAAGGATGAAGTGTCTATCCCAACTTCCCTTAAACGGGCTAAACCTGGTAGTGAGTATGAGGTGTCAGCCTCACCGAATTCTTCAAATTCTGCTAATTTTTTCTTATTGTTGCCGAGTAATTCTTCTATAAAGGCTTCCATTTGGCTCTCTTCGATGGGTTTAAAGTTTTCTAAACGTATTAGTCTTTTCTTTACTCTAACAACCGGCACAGAACCAGTTTTCAAATGTATGTCTGATGCACCAAGCTCAATCGCCTTTCTCAGTATTAGCTGTAGCAACGCCTGCCACCTCCTTAACCTTTTGTTCTATTTCTTTAGCAAGTTCTGGATTTTCTTGGAGAAATTTCTTTGCCTGGTCTCTCCCCTGCCCTAACCTTATTTCTCCATAACTGTACCAAGCTCCACTTTTTTTAATAATTCCAATCTCTGCTGCAGTATCCACCAAATCGCAAAGCTTACATATCCCCTCACCGTAGATCATATCAAACTCTGCTTCTCTGAAAGGAGGAGCCAATTTATTTTTCACCACCTTAACTCTCACCCTGCTACCTATCTTGTTTTCACCTTCCTTTGCATCCCCTATCCTTCTTACATCCAGACGCATGTCTGCAAAGAACTTCAGCGCCCTTCCCCCAGGTGTGGTTTCTGGATTTCCAAACATCACCCCTATCTTTTCCCTAAGCTGATTTATGAATATCACAGCAGCGTTGGCATTGTGGGCTAAGCTTTTTAACTTTCTCAGCGCCTGAGCCATTAGTCTAGCTTGCTTGCCCACATGAGCCTCTCCTATTTCTCCTTCCAGCTCATCTTTTGGCACTAAAGCAGCTACAGAGTCTACCACTATCACATCCACCGCACCACTTCTGAGAAGACTTTCTGCTAT
This window harbors:
- a CDS encoding ABC transporter permease gives rise to the protein MSLIFRLALRYLTSVKGSALLVSLISFLGISLSVSAILLTMGAFSGFQKALKEKILSTTPHVIVSLIEDGNYELEERKIKNLPEVKNVIHITIYHGIVSKEGRVQAVSVKGMRKEEAGLNIEGGILVGDGLASLLGINVGDEITLISPLSVRTPFGFVPKVGYYRVAGFIKAGTFEQDYLTIVMSVDEAQKFFGDQWQLKGYEVYLKDPYLAQGVKEKIEKVLGSKAFVRSWIDLNQQLFNALQLEKVAIFFVLLLMATLSSFNITSLLFMKVRDKVRDIAILRTYGFKRKDIMLTFLMQGLLLGFSGAVSGIILAFVGQFLINHYRLIRVPSEVYLMDHIPSNIEVVDGVITFLLALLISLLASVIPSYRASKLSVVEILRKD
- the rplT gene encoding 50S ribosomal protein L20 encodes the protein MRVKGPSSRKFKKKILKLAKGFRGKRHTSYRRAKEFVFRALQYQYRDRRQRKRQFRRLWIARINAAVRPYGLSYSKFMHGLKKAEITLNRKMLAEMAVRDPEGFSKIVEIAKKALATV
- the pheS gene encoding phenylalanine--tRNA ligase subunit alpha; protein product: MNLEEIERQAKEEISKASDVQQLQLIKAKYLGKKGYITLALREITKVPPEQRREYGSRLNQLKELVENLVRQAEDRIRKETIEKEIRSSWQELTVSLPKYAGAIHPITQTLQRIQDIFVSMGFSVEEGPEVELESYNFDLLNIPKEHPARDMQDTFYVNKEGYLLRTHTSPVQIRVMLSKKPPIYMIAPGRVYRRDDDPTHSPVFHQVEGLVVNESANFKHMKYTIEVFLKEFFEREVPVRFRASYFPFTEPSAEVDIGCLVCGGEGCRVCKGSGWLEVMGCGMVHPQVLENCGIDSELYQGFAFGMGVERLCMLYFGIDNIKLFYENDLRFLRQFRWS
- the trpE gene encoding anthranilate synthase component I, with product MELSLSLEELKNLSKQYDVIPLFVERLADTETPLSIFLKLKGVGQYRALLESAEGGAKWGRFSFIAFGSRLCYKFKDGKAEVWEEGKKTEFETKDPFEYPRELLKRLRAYKDPRLPRFWGGLVGYVAYDVIRFFEPVKIEKPKVIDLPEVFLFMTDVLLIHDNLSGKIKVVVPLFVGKDVEESYFKAKDLTENILEKVYGGCVYPKHYEGREPDLNKWQSNFKKEEFEKAVLRAKEYIAQGDAIQVVLSQRFKRSFKADPEDVYRVLRFLNPSPYMYYLDLLECQVVGSSPEVLVRVEEGKALTRPIAGTRRRGKDEEEDRALEEELLKDEKERAEHLMLVDLGRNDLGKVCKPGTVVVKDFMRVERYSHVMHLVSDVEGEVLEGLSPFDVLKACFPAGTVSGAPKVRAMQIVEELEPERRGIYAGSVGYVSFEGNMDMAIAIRTAIYKDGEVFVQAGAGIVADSDPHKEWLETVNKAKALIKAVDMVD
- a CDS encoding TRC40/GET3/ArsA family transport-energizing ATPase, which translates into the protein MRIILFSGKGGVGKTTISAATAYRLSKLGYKTIVVSLDPAHSLGDSFDIPEQEKISAKGLPIKINDNLYIQEIDVQEEIDRYWGDVYRFLELLFNTTGLSEMVSEELAILPGMEEVTSLLYVNKYYKEKEFDVLILDLPPTGESLRFVSMPTVLKWYMKKIFRVERTIMKVARPIAQRITDVPLPDDEYFKALENFYEKLKGVDELLIDPQITSVRLVANPEKMVLKESQRAMLYFNLFGTNVDAVVVNKVLPPTLSECESMSKWIITQKRYLEEMEALFYPIPIFKVPLMEDEVVGEEKLNILADLIYGDKDPSEVFFKEKPYEFLEEEGGYTVKLRAPFLTKDGLSVLKSNGEIVVRWKNFKSHIMLPRKLKDYEPAGAKLEGGMLKIRLQK
- a CDS encoding uracil-DNA glycosylase translates to MSIDIDKISATLEALRGIGFGEIYVLRKEEKKEDKSLLLKQLYERLERERKCVLYESASGYVFGEGDPNSPVVFVGEAPGEEEDKLKRPFVGRAGQYLNSKLEEVGLKREKIYITNVVKSRPPGNRVPTKEEMASCLPYLRKEIEIIKPKLIVCLGSTAMKGILGKEYPITKYRGRTFPYPYENSIKVFLTYHPAYVLRNPLSEREFLEDLKTILRLISEA
- the cmk gene encoding (d)CMP kinase; amino-acid sequence: MKIAVDGPSASGKSTLAKLLSQRLGIPYLETGLLYRMFGYIAFKEKVKPEEALKLFDEDFRVFFDVGKTEVYWKGKKLAEELKGEEVGKYASLLGEVPAFRERMIELFRRLVGGVQVVAEGRDVGTHIFPEAPLKFFITALTEERARRRYLELKSKGLEVSYEEILKAIQERDLRDFNRPVYPFKPAEDAHIIDTTNKTVEETLELILSIVREKER
- a CDS encoding ATPase, T2SS/T4P/T4SS family, which produces MLQLILRKAIELGASDIHLKTGSVPVVRVKKRLIRLENFKPIEESQMEAFIEELLGNNKKKLAEFEEFGEADTSYSLPGLARLREVGIDTSSFARGLRAALREDPDVIFVGEIRDTETAQIALQAAETGHLVLSTLHTLDAKETVNRIIGMFNLEVREQIRIQLAETLVAVFSQRLLPRKDKAGVIPAVEVLINTPSIKECIIDPEKLNEIPNLMEKGKTVYGTQTFDQHLEELYRKGLIDYNTAIAYASKPADLELRLKGVSSGGRGFF
- the recA gene encoding recombinase RecA, producing the protein MVEVKPKEAEEKRKALESALVSIERRFGKGSIMPLKNAEKVKVETISTGSLSLDIATGVGGIPRGKIIEIFGPESSGKTTLALHIIAEAQKNGGIAVFIDAEHALDPKYAQKIGVDLDNLYISQPDYGEQALEIAESLLRSGAVDVIVVDSVAALVPKDELEGEIGEAHVGKQARLMAQALRKLKSLAHNANAAVIFINQLREKIGVMFGNPETTPGGRALKFFADMRLDVRRIGDAKEGENKIGSRVRVKVVKNKLAPPFREAEFDMIYGEGICKLCDLVDTAAEIGIIKKSGAWYSYGEIRLGQGRDQAKKFLQENPELAKEIEQKVKEVAGVATANTEKGD